The following are from one region of the Bradyrhizobium sediminis genome:
- a CDS encoding heavy metal translocating P-type ATPase: MTEADNTGAGGAARDSGCGCAAKTAAALPAETAKTGCCGGGHDHAAAGHDHHAGGPATVRDPVCGMSVNPATSKHRFDCNGETWHFCSAGCRSKFAADPKAYLGGSEPKADVPEGAIYTCPMHPQIRQVGPGSCPICGMALEPEVASLDTPPNPELADMTRRFWIGLVLSIPPVVLEMGGHFAGGHGWVDQTLSNWIQLVFATPVVLWAGWPFFVRGWQSLKTRNLNMFTLIAMGTGVAQIYSVVGTIAPGAFPATFRGHGGAVAIYFEAAAVITVLVLLGQVLELRAREATSGAIKALLQLAPKTARRIGDDGADHEVEIDSLQVGDRLRVRPGEKVPVDGVILEGRSALDESLVTGESMPVTKEVGGRVIAGTLNQSGGFVMRADKVGRDTLLSQIVRMVAEAQRSRAPIQRLADQVSGWFVPVVIVTALIAFAAWAWFGPEPRMAYGLVAAVSVLIIACPCALGLATPMSIMVGVGRGAQAGVLIKNAEALERMEKVDTLVVDKTGTLTEGKPKVVAIVAAPEFQASEILRLAASVERASEHPLADAIVRSAKEQNLDLGKVEEFDSPTGKGATGKVDGKTVLLGNANFLSSLGVDTRALNEQGERLRGDGATVINIAVDRRLAGLFAIADPVKASTPDALKALAAEGIKVIMLTGDNRTTANAVARTLGITDVEAEVLPDQKSAVVAKLQKAGRIVAMAGDGVNDAPALAAAEVGIAMGTGTDVAMESAGVTLLKGDLGGIVRARRLSQATMSNIRQNLFFAFVYNAAGIPIAAGILYPSLGILLSPIIAAAAMALSSVSVVGNALRLRVTRL, translated from the coding sequence ATGACCGAAGCTGACAACACGGGCGCTGGCGGCGCCGCAAGAGATTCCGGCTGCGGCTGCGCCGCCAAAACGGCGGCCGCTCTCCCTGCGGAAACGGCGAAGACCGGCTGCTGCGGCGGAGGTCACGATCACGCCGCGGCTGGCCACGACCATCATGCCGGCGGCCCCGCAACCGTGCGCGACCCCGTCTGCGGCATGTCGGTGAACCCCGCGACCAGCAAGCACCGGTTCGATTGCAACGGCGAGACCTGGCATTTCTGCTCGGCCGGCTGCCGCAGCAAATTTGCCGCCGATCCGAAAGCCTATCTCGGCGGCAGCGAGCCGAAGGCCGACGTGCCGGAAGGCGCGATCTATACCTGCCCGATGCATCCGCAGATCCGCCAGGTCGGCCCCGGAAGCTGCCCGATCTGCGGCATGGCGCTGGAGCCCGAGGTGGCAAGCCTCGATACGCCGCCCAACCCCGAACTTGCCGACATGACGCGGCGCTTCTGGATCGGCCTCGTGCTCTCCATTCCGCCTGTCGTCCTCGAGATGGGAGGTCATTTCGCCGGCGGGCATGGCTGGGTCGACCAGACCCTGTCGAACTGGATTCAGCTGGTGTTCGCCACCCCGGTGGTGCTCTGGGCGGGCTGGCCCTTCTTCGTGCGCGGCTGGCAATCGCTCAAGACGCGCAACCTCAACATGTTCACCTTGATCGCGATGGGCACGGGTGTGGCCCAGATTTACAGCGTTGTCGGCACCATCGCCCCCGGGGCCTTCCCGGCAACCTTCCGCGGCCATGGCGGCGCGGTTGCGATTTATTTCGAAGCCGCCGCCGTCATCACCGTGCTCGTCCTGCTCGGCCAGGTGCTGGAACTGCGGGCCCGCGAGGCGACATCGGGCGCCATCAAGGCGCTGCTTCAGCTGGCGCCGAAAACCGCCCGCCGCATCGGCGACGATGGCGCCGACCACGAGGTCGAGATCGACAGCCTGCAGGTCGGCGATCGTCTGCGGGTGCGGCCGGGAGAGAAAGTGCCGGTCGACGGTGTCATTCTCGAGGGCCGCTCCGCGCTCGACGAATCCCTGGTGACCGGCGAATCGATGCCCGTCACCAAGGAGGTCGGCGGCAGGGTGATCGCGGGCACGCTCAACCAGTCCGGCGGCTTCGTGATGCGCGCCGACAAGGTCGGGCGCGACACGCTGCTGTCCCAGATCGTCAGGATGGTGGCGGAGGCGCAGCGCTCGCGCGCGCCGATTCAGCGGCTGGCCGATCAGGTTTCCGGCTGGTTCGTGCCGGTCGTGATCGTCACGGCCCTGATCGCTTTCGCCGCCTGGGCCTGGTTCGGGCCGGAACCGCGGATGGCGTACGGCTTGGTGGCGGCCGTCAGCGTGCTGATCATCGCCTGCCCCTGCGCGCTCGGCCTCGCCACGCCGATGTCGATCATGGTCGGCGTCGGGCGCGGCGCCCAGGCCGGCGTGCTGATCAAGAATGCCGAGGCGCTGGAGCGCATGGAAAAGGTCGACACCCTGGTGGTCGACAAGACCGGCACGCTGACCGAGGGCAAGCCGAAGGTCGTCGCGATCGTCGCAGCCCCCGAATTTCAGGCGTCCGAGATCCTGCGGCTCGCCGCCAGCGTCGAGCGCGCCAGCGAACATCCACTCGCCGACGCCATCGTGCGGTCCGCAAAGGAGCAAAATCTCGATCTCGGCAAGGTCGAGGAGTTCGATTCGCCGACCGGCAAGGGCGCGACCGGCAAGGTCGACGGCAAGACCGTTCTGCTCGGCAATGCCAATTTCCTGTCGTCGCTCGGTGTCGATACCCGGGCGCTGAACGAACAGGGCGAACGTCTGCGCGGCGACGGCGCCACCGTCATCAATATCGCGGTCGACCGCCGTCTGGCGGGGCTATTTGCCATCGCCGATCCGGTCAAGGCGTCGACGCCGGACGCCCTGAAGGCGCTGGCCGCCGAAGGCATAAAGGTCATCATGCTCACCGGAGACAACCGGACCACGGCGAACGCCGTCGCGCGGACGCTCGGGATCACCGATGTCGAGGCCGAAGTCCTGCCGGACCAGAAGAGCGCGGTCGTCGCAAAACTGCAGAAGGCCGGGCGGATCGTCGCCATGGCCGGCGACGGCGTCAACGACGCCCCGGCGCTGGCCGCGGCCGAAGTCGGCATCGCCATGGGCACCGGCACCGACGTGGCGATGGAGAGCGCCGGCGTCACCCTGCTGAAGGGCGACCTCGGCGGCATCGTTCGCGCCCGGAGGCTTTCGCAGGCCACCATGAGCAACATCCGGCAGAACCTGTTCTTCGCGTTCGTCTACAACGCCGCCGGTATCCCGATCGCCGCGGGCATCCTCTATCCCAGCCTCGGTATCCTGCTGTCGCCGATCATCGCCGCCGCCGCCATGGCGCTGTCGTCGGTCAGCGTGGTCGGCAATGCATTGCGATTGCGCGTGACGCGTTTGTGA
- a CDS encoding YeeE/YedE family protein, with amino-acid sequence MVHFTPLSAAIGGGLIGLSSVLLMLLTGRIAGISGIFGGLLNPRSGEIGWRIAFIAGLILAPLIAGLMGHGMLPPRMPANWTVIVGAGLLVGFGTRLAGGCTSGHGICGMARFSARSIAATVIFMAVAIATVALTHHVFGG; translated from the coding sequence ATGGTTCATTTTACGCCGCTATCGGCGGCAATCGGCGGCGGGCTGATCGGCCTTTCCTCCGTCCTGCTGATGCTGTTGACCGGCCGGATCGCCGGTATCAGCGGCATATTCGGCGGCTTGCTCAATCCCAGAAGCGGCGAAATCGGCTGGCGCATCGCCTTCATTGCAGGGCTCATTCTGGCGCCGCTGATCGCGGGCCTGATGGGCCATGGGATGCTTCCCCCGCGGATGCCGGCAAACTGGACCGTGATCGTCGGGGCGGGCCTGCTGGTCGGCTTCGGCACCAGGCTTGCCGGCGGCTGCACCTCCGGTCACGGCATCTGCGGGATGGCGCGCTTCTCCGCCCGCTCCATCGCCGCGACCGTCATCTTCATGGCCGTGGCCATCGCGACCGTCGCGCTCACTCATCACGTATTCGGAGGCTGA
- a CDS encoding YeeE/YedE family protein: MPMIASLLCGLVFGAGLLISGMVQPTKVIGFLDIFGAWDPSLAVVMIAALAVSVPGFMLAKGRSWPLLAARNFWPTRDDIDRPLVVGSTLFGIGWGLVGLCPGPALESLATLSPDVLVFVAAMAAGMVLRDLWQRSRPATPREQALTSADG; the protein is encoded by the coding sequence ATGCCGATGATCGCATCCTTGTTGTGCGGATTGGTGTTCGGCGCCGGCCTGCTGATTTCGGGAATGGTCCAGCCGACGAAAGTCATCGGCTTTCTCGATATCTTCGGGGCCTGGGACCCGAGCCTTGCCGTCGTGATGATCGCAGCCCTCGCGGTCTCGGTTCCGGGTTTCATGCTGGCGAAGGGCCGCTCGTGGCCGCTGCTTGCTGCTCGGAACTTCTGGCCAACCAGGGACGATATCGACCGGCCGCTGGTCGTTGGATCGACCCTGTTCGGGATCGGCTGGGGGCTCGTTGGATTGTGCCCGGGACCGGCGCTGGAAAGCCTCGCGACGCTATCGCCTGATGTGTTGGTGTTTGTCGCAGCGATGGCCGCGGGCATGGTTCTTCGCGACCTCTGGCAGAGGTCACGGCCCGCGACGCCGCGAGAACAGGCGCTGACCAGCGCCGACGGTTAG
- a CDS encoding hydroxymethylglutaryl-CoA lyase, with protein sequence MTRVQDVYPDNRVSLREVGLRDGLQLVKTFPSTAAKQRWIRDEYGAGVRHFEVGSFLPAKTFPQFADVREIIATIAALPGAHGVALALNERGVNEALASGVAEIATVVSATEEHSQANANRSRESAIANVKRLCDLRDASAHKPIVNAAISMALGCSITGAVDPKEVLKLVDKCLEAGVDFVAIADTVGYAGPKQVGELTKAAVKLSGAKPVCVHLHDTRGMGIANASAALDAGARILDGSLGGLGGCPFAPGATGNVVFEDLAFLCESKGFATGIDIEKLIAVRSILRSEMPNETLYGGLARAGLPGRTAANVPA encoded by the coding sequence ATGACCCGCGTTCAGGACGTTTATCCCGACAATCGAGTAAGCCTGCGCGAAGTCGGCCTGCGCGACGGCCTGCAGCTGGTGAAGACCTTTCCCTCGACCGCGGCAAAGCAGCGCTGGATCCGCGACGAATACGGCGCGGGCGTGCGGCACTTTGAAGTCGGCTCGTTCCTGCCCGCCAAGACCTTTCCGCAATTCGCCGACGTGCGCGAGATCATAGCGACCATTGCCGCACTGCCGGGCGCGCATGGCGTGGCGCTGGCGCTGAACGAGCGCGGCGTCAACGAGGCGCTGGCGTCAGGGGTGGCTGAAATCGCCACGGTGGTCTCGGCCACCGAAGAGCACAGCCAGGCCAACGCCAACCGCTCGCGCGAGTCCGCCATCGCCAACGTCAAGCGGCTCTGCGATCTGCGTGACGCCAGTGCGCACAAGCCGATCGTCAACGCCGCGATCTCGATGGCGCTGGGCTGTTCGATCACCGGTGCGGTGGATCCAAAGGAAGTGTTGAAGCTGGTCGACAAATGCCTCGAGGCCGGCGTCGATTTCGTCGCCATCGCCGATACCGTCGGTTATGCCGGGCCAAAGCAGGTCGGCGAACTGACCAAAGCGGCCGTAAAACTATCCGGCGCCAAGCCGGTCTGCGTTCACCTGCACGATACCCGCGGCATGGGCATTGCGAATGCGTCGGCAGCCCTCGATGCCGGTGCGCGGATTCTCGACGGCTCGCTCGGCGGCCTCGGCGGCTGCCCGTTCGCACCCGGCGCCACCGGCAATGTGGTGTTCGAGGATCTCGCGTTCCTGTGCGAGAGCAAAGGATTTGCCACCGGCATCGATATCGAGAAGCTGATCGCGGTGCGCTCGATCCTGCGCTCGGAAATGCCAAACGAGACGCTTTACGGTGGGCTGGCCCGCGCCGGGCTCCCGGGCCGCACGGCGGCCAATGTACCGGCCTAG
- a CDS encoding CaiB/BaiF CoA transferase family protein: MTGTELPLAGVRIIEMTHMVMGPTCGMILAQLGAEVIKVEPPAGDKTRSLGGMGTSFFPLFNRGKRSVVLDFAHPEDRETMHRLLASADVFLENFRDGQLEKQGLGAEELRRKYPDLIVAGHKGFLSGPYEHRPALDEVVQMMSGLAAMTGTRDRPQRVGSSANDIMGGMFGAIAILAALYQKRGGGKGGADIRIGLFENCLFLVAQHMVEYEMTGNKPRSMPEREHAWPIYDIFETAGGGRIFIGVVTEGHWQSFCREFGLQEFLDDPTLRTTTDRILARSRIIPRVAGVIRDRDAEKLSATLDRLNICFSPINRPEDLFDDPHVLRPGGLVNNINANGEPFRVPALPIEWNGANIGEGLKVPGLGADTAAVRAELEGQDVSATAKTAKRLA; encoded by the coding sequence ATGACCGGGACGGAACTGCCCCTTGCAGGCGTGAGGATCATTGAGATGACCCACATGGTGATGGGGCCGACCTGCGGCATGATCCTGGCGCAGCTGGGGGCCGAGGTCATCAAGGTCGAGCCGCCGGCCGGCGACAAGACCCGCAGCCTCGGCGGCATGGGAACCTCGTTCTTCCCGCTGTTCAACCGCGGCAAGCGCAGCGTCGTGCTCGATTTCGCTCACCCTGAAGACCGCGAGACCATGCACCGGCTATTGGCCTCCGCCGACGTGTTCCTGGAGAATTTTCGCGACGGGCAATTGGAAAAACAGGGGCTCGGCGCCGAGGAGCTGCGCCGGAAATATCCTGACCTGATCGTCGCCGGCCACAAGGGCTTCTTGTCCGGTCCCTACGAGCATCGCCCGGCGCTCGACGAGGTCGTACAGATGATGTCGGGGCTCGCCGCCATGACTGGGACCCGCGACAGACCGCAGCGGGTCGGCTCGTCCGCCAACGACATCATGGGCGGCATGTTCGGCGCGATCGCGATCCTCGCCGCGCTCTACCAGAAGCGCGGCGGCGGCAAGGGCGGCGCCGATATCCGGATCGGCCTGTTCGAGAACTGCCTGTTCCTGGTGGCGCAGCACATGGTCGAATACGAGATGACCGGCAACAAGCCGCGCTCGATGCCGGAGCGCGAACACGCCTGGCCGATCTACGATATTTTCGAGACCGCGGGCGGCGGGCGCATCTTCATCGGCGTCGTCACCGAGGGCCACTGGCAGAGCTTTTGCCGCGAGTTCGGCCTGCAGGAATTTTTGGACGATCCCACTTTGCGCACCACCACCGACCGGATCCTGGCGCGATCGCGAATCATCCCCCGCGTGGCCGGGGTGATCCGGGACCGGGACGCCGAAAAGCTTTCGGCAACGCTCGACCGGCTCAACATCTGCTTCTCGCCGATCAACCGCCCGGAGGACCTGTTCGATGATCCGCATGTGTTGCGGCCGGGCGGCCTGGTCAATAACATCAACGCCAATGGCGAGCCGTTCCGCGTTCCGGCGCTGCCGATCGAGTGGAACGGGGCGAACATCGGCGAAGGCTTGAAAGTGCCCGGGCTCGGCGCCGACACGGCAGCCGTTCGCGCCGAGCTCGAAGGACAGGACGTTTCCGCAACCGCCAAAACCGCAAAGAGGCTCGCATGA
- a CDS encoding LysR family transcriptional regulator produces MDSRQLRYFIAVYEQRNLSRAADQASVAQSALSHHISNLEAEFATPLFERKPRGMEPTAAGERLYEHARIILRAMAAAEREIKEGSSVIAGDISIGMANSGVKAIGVPLMRAVLSKYPNLKLSLTESLSGATLLHLMASEVDLALVYNPQSEKDLVAEPVLEEQMFCVGTAELIGKSKKPITFEEVTRLPLMLLRHGLSSRALLDDPVLLKRLEANAILHLNSISGTTGALLAGLGCAVATKLFVQEQLKAGTLIAREVIEPTLARTLYLCRLRNRPMTYAMEEMRRLMLSLIAEQVGRGAWEAKLLI; encoded by the coding sequence ATGGATTCGCGCCAGCTTCGCTATTTCATCGCGGTTTACGAGCAGCGCAACCTGTCGCGGGCGGCGGACCAGGCCAGCGTCGCGCAATCCGCGCTCAGCCATCACATTTCCAACCTCGAGGCGGAATTCGCAACGCCCCTGTTCGAGCGCAAGCCGCGCGGCATGGAACCGACCGCCGCCGGCGAGCGGCTGTACGAGCACGCCCGCATCATCCTGCGCGCGATGGCAGCGGCCGAGCGCGAGATCAAGGAAGGCAGCAGCGTGATCGCCGGCGACATCTCGATCGGGATGGCAAATTCCGGGGTCAAGGCGATCGGCGTCCCCCTGATGCGCGCCGTGCTCTCGAAATATCCCAATCTGAAGCTGTCGCTGACCGAGAGCCTGTCGGGCGCAACGTTGTTGCACCTGATGGCCTCCGAGGTCGATCTCGCGCTGGTCTACAATCCGCAGTCGGAAAAGGATCTGGTCGCCGAGCCGGTGCTGGAAGAGCAGATGTTCTGCGTCGGAACCGCCGAGCTGATCGGCAAGAGCAAGAAGCCGATCACCTTCGAGGAGGTGACCCGGCTGCCGCTGATGTTGCTGCGGCACGGGCTGTCGTCGCGAGCTCTGCTCGACGACCCCGTGCTGCTGAAGCGGCTGGAGGCCAACGCCATCCTGCATCTCAACTCGATCTCAGGCACGACAGGCGCGCTACTGGCGGGCTTGGGCTGCGCGGTCGCGACCAAATTGTTCGTGCAGGAGCAGCTCAAGGCCGGGACGCTGATCGCTCGCGAAGTGATCGAACCCACGCTGGCGCGGACGCTCTATCTGTGCCGGCTGCGCAACCGGCCGATGACCTATGCGATGGAGGAAATGCGACGGCTGATGCTCAGCCTGATCGCGGAACAGGTCGGACGCGGCGCCTGGGAGGCCAAGCTCTTGATCTAA
- a CDS encoding MFS transporter, producing MSAVGIDPATNLATASDGSDEISRRLESLPASSYLWRLVILLSLGGWFEVYDLFFTGYIAPGLNRSGLLTTTTQAFFGFSGIGAFVAATFAGLFVGTFALGFLADRFGRRAIFTYALLGYTAATVAMACQTSSDGVLLWRFIAGIGIGVEIITIDAYITELVPSRMRGRAFAVNQAVMFTAVPVVAALSWWLVPLSPSGIDGWRWVVLIGAAGSMVIWILRLYVPESPLWLARHGRTAEAVKILATLEASAGTASARPPASAAAAPARPAAKAGYAELFRPPYLSLVALFMVFNLCQAFGVYGFANWVPALLVQKGITVTKSLQYSFIIAFAYPIAPLLAASFADKFERKWIICGAAAAIGAFGMAFSQFTEPALLILCGVLITASNMTLSYAYHAYQAEVFPTSIRARAAGLVYSMSRVSATFSGFIVAFTLREAGVGGVFGLITTAMVIVIVAMAAFGPNVRGKPLDA from the coding sequence ATGAGCGCAGTCGGAATCGATCCCGCGACCAATCTTGCCACCGCTTCCGATGGATCGGATGAAATTTCCCGGCGGCTCGAAAGCCTGCCCGCCTCGTCCTATCTGTGGCGGCTGGTGATCCTGCTGTCGCTCGGCGGCTGGTTCGAGGTCTACGACCTGTTCTTCACCGGCTATATCGCGCCCGGCCTCAACCGCTCGGGCTTGCTGACCACCACTACGCAGGCCTTTTTCGGCTTTTCCGGGATCGGCGCCTTCGTCGCTGCGACCTTTGCCGGGCTGTTCGTCGGCACTTTCGCGCTGGGCTTCCTCGCCGACCGGTTCGGACGGCGGGCGATCTTCACTTACGCGCTGCTCGGCTACACCGCAGCCACGGTGGCGATGGCGTGCCAGACCAGCTCCGACGGCGTGCTGCTGTGGCGGTTCATCGCCGGCATCGGCATCGGCGTCGAGATCATCACCATCGACGCCTATATCACCGAACTGGTGCCGAGCCGGATGCGCGGCCGCGCCTTCGCGGTCAACCAGGCCGTGATGTTCACCGCGGTCCCCGTGGTGGCGGCGCTGTCATGGTGGCTGGTGCCGCTGTCGCCCTCCGGCATCGACGGCTGGCGCTGGGTGGTTCTTATCGGCGCCGCCGGCAGCATGGTGATCTGGATCCTGCGGCTCTACGTGCCGGAAAGCCCGCTGTGGCTGGCGCGGCATGGCCGCACCGCCGAGGCGGTCAAGATCCTGGCGACACTCGAAGCCTCCGCCGGGACCGCATCCGCGCGGCCGCCGGCAAGCGCCGCCGCAGCGCCGGCACGCCCGGCCGCGAAAGCGGGCTATGCGGAGCTGTTCAGGCCGCCTTATCTGTCGCTGGTCGCCTTGTTCATGGTCTTCAATCTCTGCCAGGCCTTCGGCGTCTACGGTTTCGCCAACTGGGTGCCGGCGTTGCTGGTCCAGAAGGGCATCACGGTGACGAAGAGCCTGCAATATTCCTTCATCATCGCCTTCGCCTATCCGATCGCACCGCTGCTGGCGGCAAGTTTCGCCGACAAGTTCGAACGCAAATGGATCATCTGCGGCGCGGCAGCCGCAATCGGCGCGTTCGGGATGGCGTTTTCGCAATTCACCGAGCCCGCGCTGCTGATCCTGTGCGGAGTCCTGATCACGGCTTCCAACATGACCCTGTCCTACGCCTATCACGCCTATCAGGCCGAGGTGTTTCCGACCTCGATCCGCGCCCGCGCGGCGGGTCTGGTCTATTCGATGAGCCGGGTCAGTGCGACGTTTTCGGGCTTCATCGTCGCTTTCACGCTACGCGAGGCCGGCGTCGGCGGCGTGTTCGGCCTGATCACCACGGCGATGGTGATCGTGATCGTTGCGATGGCGGCGTTCGGCCCCAATGTGCGCGGCAAGCCGCTCGACGCTTAG
- a CDS encoding sulfate transporter family protein, with protein MLDAAVKALSQILSPPMRSILWRSIGLALVLITVLAIGLQRLLSWFATSGEAWLEAMLGPGFETSINVLAWIVSIAAGLGVVFGAVFLMPAITSLVASVFVDEVADHVELAHYPAERPGTALPLGLAMTEGVKTALLTILVYLIALPFVFIAGAGLIAFFIATAWLLGREYFELAAMRFRSPAEAKAMRKQNAAVVFTAGLVIAAFVSIPIVNLATPLFGMAFMVHMHKRLSGPRPELIEPVRKTGMPVV; from the coding sequence ATGCTCGACGCCGCCGTCAAGGCGCTATCGCAAATCCTGTCGCCGCCGATGCGCTCCATCCTGTGGCGCTCGATCGGGCTGGCGCTGGTGCTGATCACGGTGCTGGCGATCGGCCTGCAGCGGCTATTGAGCTGGTTCGCGACCTCGGGCGAAGCCTGGCTCGAGGCGATGCTGGGGCCCGGCTTCGAAACCTCGATCAACGTGCTGGCCTGGATCGTCTCGATCGCCGCCGGCCTCGGCGTGGTGTTCGGCGCGGTGTTCCTGATGCCGGCGATCACCTCGCTGGTGGCGAGCGTGTTCGTCGACGAGGTCGCCGACCATGTCGAGCTGGCGCATTACCCGGCGGAGCGGCCCGGCACCGCGCTGCCGCTAGGCCTCGCCATGACCGAGGGCGTCAAGACCGCGCTGCTGACGATTCTGGTCTACCTGATCGCGCTGCCCTTCGTGTTCATCGCAGGTGCCGGCCTCATCGCGTTCTTCATCGCCACCGCATGGCTATTAGGCCGCGAATATTTCGAACTCGCGGCGATGCGGTTTCGCTCGCCTGCGGAGGCCAAGGCGATGCGCAAGCAGAACGCCGCGGTCGTGTTCACCGCGGGACTGGTGATTGCCGCCTTCGTGTCGATCCCGATCGTCAACCTGGCGACGCCACTGTTCGGCATGGCCTTCATGGTCCACATGCACAAGCGCCTCTCCGGTCCCCGGCCGGAGCTGATCGAGCCGGTGCGGAAGACGGGAATGCCGGTGGTTTGA
- the nth gene encoding endonuclease III translates to MAKITRGPRPKSKSPVPKPIKKAATKAKPARAAGKTAKIKTSKIKTPKIKPWTAAEVHEAFSRFRKVNPEPKGELEHLNPYTLLVAVVLSAQATDAGVNKATRALFAVADTPQKMLELGEEKVRDYIKTIGLYRNKARNVIALSEKLIAEFGGEVPRTRPEIETLPGAGRKTANVVLNMAFGEHTMAVDTHVFRVGNRTGLAPGNTPLEVELGLEKAIPPEFMRHAHHWLILHGRYTCLARKPRCEVCVINDLCRWPEKTV, encoded by the coding sequence ATGGCGAAAATCACCCGCGGACCCCGGCCCAAATCCAAATCTCCGGTTCCAAAGCCCATCAAGAAAGCGGCAACCAAAGCGAAGCCCGCGCGCGCCGCCGGGAAGACGGCCAAGATCAAGACTTCCAAGATCAAGACTCCCAAAATCAAACCTTGGACCGCCGCCGAGGTGCACGAGGCCTTCAGCCGCTTTCGCAAAGTCAATCCCGAGCCGAAGGGCGAGCTCGAACACCTCAACCCCTACACCCTGCTGGTCGCCGTGGTGCTGTCGGCGCAGGCGACAGACGCCGGCGTCAACAAGGCGACGCGCGCGCTGTTTGCGGTGGCCGACACGCCGCAAAAGATGCTCGAACTCGGCGAGGAAAAGGTGCGCGACTACATCAAGACCATCGGGCTGTACCGCAACAAGGCGCGGAACGTCATCGCACTTTCGGAAAAGCTGATCGCCGAATTCGGCGGCGAGGTGCCGCGCACGCGGCCTGAGATCGAGACGCTACCGGGCGCCGGCCGCAAGACCGCCAACGTCGTGCTCAACATGGCCTTTGGTGAACATACCATGGCGGTCGATACCCACGTGTTCCGCGTCGGCAACCGCACCGGGCTGGCGCCCGGCAACACGCCGCTTGAAGTGGAGTTGGGGCTGGAGAAAGCGATTCCGCCTGAGTTCATGCGGCACGCGCATCACTGGCTGATCCTGCACGGCCGCTACACCTGCCTCGCGCGCAAGCCGCGCTGCGAGGTGTGCGTGATCAACGATTTGTGCAGATGGCCGGAAAAGACGGTGTAG
- a CDS encoding DUF2244 domain-containing protein translates to MTAGNDFDAQPELFSALLTPHRSLSRTGFLVLMIFLSVVSFATGLAFLLMGAWPVFGFFGLDVLVIWWAFRINFRRAQASEEIRITPSELRVRRVSHRGHVVEWVFNPLWVQLDQKTHAEFGIERLYLVSKGRRVSIASFLGPDEKASFTKALVAALQAAKRGPTYNPV, encoded by the coding sequence ATGACCGCAGGCAACGATTTTGATGCGCAGCCCGAATTGTTTTCAGCGCTGCTGACGCCGCACCGCTCGTTGAGTCGCACCGGCTTTCTGGTGTTGATGATATTCCTCAGCGTGGTGAGCTTTGCGACCGGGCTGGCGTTTCTCCTGATGGGCGCGTGGCCGGTGTTCGGTTTCTTCGGCCTCGACGTGCTGGTGATCTGGTGGGCGTTCCGGATCAATTTCCGCCGCGCGCAGGCGAGCGAGGAAATCCGGATCACGCCATCGGAGCTGCGGGTGCGCCGGGTCAGCCACCGCGGTCACGTGGTCGAATGGGTGTTCAATCCCTTGTGGGTGCAGCTCGACCAGAAGACCCATGCCGAATTCGGCATCGAACGGCTCTATTTGGTCTCGAAAGGCCGTCGGGTGTCGATCGCGAGCTTCCTCGGGCCCGACGAAAAAGCCAGTTTTACCAAGGCCTTAGTGGCTGCGCTGCAGGCCGCCAAGCGCGGCCCGACCTATAATCCGGTCTGA